One window of Saimiri boliviensis isolate mSaiBol1 chromosome 4, mSaiBol1.pri, whole genome shotgun sequence genomic DNA carries:
- the LOC101042912 gene encoding vascular non-inflammatory molecule 3 isoform X1 → MSRSYFPKCVALSALLVLSVGALDTFIAAVYEHAVILPNRTETPVSKEAALLLMNNNIDVLEKAVKLAAKQGAHIIVTPEDGIYGWVFTRESIYPYLEDIPDPEVNWIPCRDPGRFGNTPVQERLSCLAKDNSIYVVANIGDKKPCNASDPQCPPDGRYQYNTDVVFDSQGKLVARYHKYNLFAPEIQFDFPKDSEFVTFDTPFGKFGIFTCFDIFSYDPAVVVVDEFQVDSIVYPTAWYNTLPLLSAVPFHSAWAKAMGVNLLAANTHNTSMHMTGSGLYAPEAVKGYHYDMETESGQLMLSELKSRPRHEPTYPAAVDWHAYASSVKPFSSEQSDFPGMIYFDEFTFTELKKNTGNHTVCQKDLCCHLTYEMSEKRTDEVYALGAFDGLHTVEGQYYLQICTLLKCQTTDLKTCGEPVGSAFTKFEEFSLSGTFRTRYVFPQITLSGSQLAPERHYEISRDGRLRSRSGAPLPVLVMALYGRVFEKDPPRLGQGPGKLQ, encoded by the exons ATGAGTAGATCATATTTTCCGAAATGCGTGGCCCTTTCTGCCCTTCTCGTCCTGAGTGTTGGTGCGCTGGACACTTTTATTGCTGCAGTATATGAGCATGCGGTGATATTACCAAACAGAACAGAAACACCTGTTTCAAAAGAAGCAGCTTTGCTCCTGATGAACAATAACATAGATGTTTTGGAGAAAGCAGTTAAGCTGGCAGCCAAGCAG GGTGCACATATCATTGTGACCCCAGAAGATGGAATCTATGGTTGGGTCTTCACCAGGGAGAGCATTTACCCCTATCTGGAGGATATACCAGACCCTGAAGTGAACTGGATTCCGTGCAGAGACCCTGGGAG ATTCGGCAACACACCAGTGCAAGAAAGACTCAGCTGCCTGGCCAAGGACAACTCTATCTATGTCGTGGCTAATATTGGGGACAAGAAGCCATGCAATGCCAGTGACCCTCAGTGTCCCCCCGATGGCCGTTACCAATACAACACTGATGTGGTGTTTGATTCTCAGGGAAAATTGGTGGCACGCTATCATAAG TATAATCTTTTTGCACCTGAAATTCAATTTGATTTCCCCAAGGATTCAGAATTTGTGACTTTCGACACTCCCTTTGGGAAGTTTGGCATTTTTACTTGCTTTGACATTTTTTCTTATGacccagctgtggtggtggtggatgaATTTCAAGTTGACAGCATTGTCTACCCCACAGCATGGTACAACACGCTGCCCCTCCTCTCGGCTGTTCCCTTTCATTCAGCATGGGCCAAGGCCATGGGAGTCAATCTACTTGCTGCAAATACCCACAACACCAGCATGCACATGACAG GGAGTGGACTTTATGCCCCAGAAGCAGTCAAGGGGTACCACTACGACATGGAAACAGAGAGCGGTCAGCTGATGCTATCAGAATTGAAGTCTCGGCCTCGCCATGAGCCCACCTACCCTGCAGCTGTTGACTGGCACGCTTATGCCAGCAGTGTCAAGCCCTTCTCCTCTGAGCAGTCAGATTTTCCAGGGATGATTTATTTTGATGAGTTTACCTTCACTGAGCTTAAGAAAAATACAGGAAATCACACAGTTTGCCAGAAAGACCTGTGCTGTCACTTAACTTACGAGATGTCTGAGAAGCGAACAGATGAGGTCTATGCCCTAGGTGCTTTTGATGGACTGCACACGGTAGAAGGCCAATATTACTTACAG ATATGCACATTACTGAAGTGTCAAACCACTGACCTCAAAACGTGTGGAGAGCCTGTGGGTTCAGCTTTTACCAAGTTTGAAGAATTCTCCCTCAGTGGCACATTCAGAACGCGTTATGTTTTCCCACAGATCACTCTAAGTGGAAGTCAGCTTGCCCCTGAAAGACATTATGAG
- the LOC101042912 gene encoding vascular non-inflammatory molecule 3 isoform X2, giving the protein MSRSYFPKCVALSALLVLSVGALDTFIAAVYEHAVILPNRTETPVSKEAALLLMNNNIDVLEKAVKLAAKQGAHIIVTPEDGIYGWVFTRESIYPYLEDIPDPEVNWIPCRDPGRFGNTPVQERLSCLAKDNSIYVVANIGDKKPCNASDPQCPPDGRYQYNTDVVFDSQGKLVARYHKQRMESTQVLTNSEMDKENVIHIHHGILPRNIAIRRNEIMSFATTWMQMEVIILRSGLYAPEAVKGYHYDMETESGQLMLSELKSRPRHEPTYPAAVDWHAYASSVKPFSSEQSDFPGMIYFDEFTFTELKKNTGNHTVCQKDLCCHLTYEMSEKRTDEVYALGAFDGLHTVEGQYYLQICTLLKCQTTDLKTCGEPVGSAFTKFEEFSLSGTFRTRYVFPQITLSGSQLAPERHYEISRDGRLRSRSGAPLPVLVMALYGRVFEKDPPRLGQGPGKLQ; this is encoded by the exons ATGAGTAGATCATATTTTCCGAAATGCGTGGCCCTTTCTGCCCTTCTCGTCCTGAGTGTTGGTGCGCTGGACACTTTTATTGCTGCAGTATATGAGCATGCGGTGATATTACCAAACAGAACAGAAACACCTGTTTCAAAAGAAGCAGCTTTGCTCCTGATGAACAATAACATAGATGTTTTGGAGAAAGCAGTTAAGCTGGCAGCCAAGCAG GGTGCACATATCATTGTGACCCCAGAAGATGGAATCTATGGTTGGGTCTTCACCAGGGAGAGCATTTACCCCTATCTGGAGGATATACCAGACCCTGAAGTGAACTGGATTCCGTGCAGAGACCCTGGGAG ATTCGGCAACACACCAGTGCAAGAAAGACTCAGCTGCCTGGCCAAGGACAACTCTATCTATGTCGTGGCTAATATTGGGGACAAGAAGCCATGCAATGCCAGTGACCCTCAGTGTCCCCCCGATGGCCGTTACCAATACAACACTGATGTGGTGTTTGATTCTCAGGGAAAATTGGTGGCACGCTATCATAAG caaagaatggaatcaacccaggtgctcACCAACAgtgaaatggataaagaaaatgtgatacatatacaccatggaatactaccaCGGAATAtagccataagaaggaatgaaatcatgtcctttgcaacgaCATGGATGCaaatggaggtcattatcctCA GGAGTGGACTTTATGCCCCAGAAGCAGTCAAGGGGTACCACTACGACATGGAAACAGAGAGCGGTCAGCTGATGCTATCAGAATTGAAGTCTCGGCCTCGCCATGAGCCCACCTACCCTGCAGCTGTTGACTGGCACGCTTATGCCAGCAGTGTCAAGCCCTTCTCCTCTGAGCAGTCAGATTTTCCAGGGATGATTTATTTTGATGAGTTTACCTTCACTGAGCTTAAGAAAAATACAGGAAATCACACAGTTTGCCAGAAAGACCTGTGCTGTCACTTAACTTACGAGATGTCTGAGAAGCGAACAGATGAGGTCTATGCCCTAGGTGCTTTTGATGGACTGCACACGGTAGAAGGCCAATATTACTTACAG ATATGCACATTACTGAAGTGTCAAACCACTGACCTCAAAACGTGTGGAGAGCCTGTGGGTTCAGCTTTTACCAAGTTTGAAGAATTCTCCCTCAGTGGCACATTCAGAACGCGTTATGTTTTCCCACAGATCACTCTAAGTGGAAGTCAGCTTGCCCCTGAAAGACATTATGAG